Proteins found in one Actinokineospora alba genomic segment:
- a CDS encoding serine hydrolase domain-containing protein, which translates to MHRSRVHALLAELTREHAVPGVQLAIHHEDRTWVWEAGVVRHGEPEPMTTAAAVPTGSITKVVTAATVMALAVDGDLELDEPLAAQVGGLDTLPADLGDALTLRHLLSHTSGLPSDSAGATAPSLRRLLAEEGADLAPLAEPGVAFSYSNLGYLLIGHAIEDVTGMSWAEAAAAIVLTPLGITPRLVVGPRRTGGIVSGHTVDRARGVVRPVAQSLGAVEAPAGAIAASAADLVLIGRALTGHEPGALLDPGSIKDMQTPVPGAEPFGMADGWGLGLASYGSAPSTSIGHDGTGDGTSCHLRMNPSTGTVVAMTANAGSGFALWRALAAELPAYGVPVKDHDPMPETGDPTPVPPGCEGDYDNGGTVYSIVHRGPESLRLTVDEEPFADLTFGADLRFTMRDCDTGETDQVGRILTDGSGSPAWLQVGGRLARKRALVPA; encoded by the coding sequence ATGCACAGATCCAGGGTTCACGCCCTTCTGGCCGAGCTGACCCGCGAGCACGCCGTGCCTGGTGTGCAACTGGCGATCCACCATGAGGACCGCACCTGGGTCTGGGAAGCAGGCGTCGTCAGGCACGGCGAACCCGAACCGATGACCACGGCCGCCGCGGTGCCCACGGGCTCCATCACCAAGGTCGTCACCGCCGCCACCGTCATGGCGCTGGCCGTCGACGGCGATCTCGAGCTCGACGAGCCGCTGGCCGCGCAGGTCGGCGGACTCGACACCCTGCCCGCCGACCTCGGCGACGCGCTGACCCTGCGCCATCTGCTCAGCCACACCTCCGGGCTGCCGTCGGACAGCGCCGGGGCGACCGCGCCCAGCCTGCGCAGGCTGTTAGCGGAGGAGGGCGCCGACCTCGCCCCGCTCGCGGAGCCGGGCGTCGCGTTCTCCTATTCCAACCTCGGATACCTCCTGATCGGCCATGCCATCGAGGACGTCACCGGCATGAGCTGGGCCGAAGCCGCCGCCGCGATCGTGCTGACCCCGCTGGGGATCACCCCGCGCCTGGTGGTCGGGCCGCGCCGGACGGGCGGGATCGTCAGCGGGCACACCGTCGACCGGGCGCGGGGCGTGGTGCGCCCCGTGGCGCAGTCCCTCGGCGCCGTCGAGGCGCCCGCGGGCGCGATCGCGGCCAGTGCCGCGGACCTGGTCCTGATCGGCCGCGCCCTGACCGGCCACGAGCCCGGCGCGCTGCTCGATCCCGGGTCCATCAAGGACATGCAGACCCCCGTTCCCGGCGCCGAGCCGTTCGGCATGGCTGACGGGTGGGGTCTCGGCCTGGCCTCCTATGGCTCCGCCCCGAGCACGTCGATCGGCCACGACGGCACCGGCGACGGCACGTCCTGCCACCTGCGGATGAACCCGTCCACCGGCACCGTCGTCGCGATGACCGCCAACGCGGGCTCGGGTTTCGCGCTGTGGCGGGCGCTGGCCGCCGAACTGCCCGCGTACGGCGTCCCGGTGAAGGACCACGACCCGATGCCCGAGACCGGTGACCCGACACCGGTCCCGCCGGGCTGCGAGGGCGACTACGACAACGGCGGCACCGTCTACTCGATCGTCCACAGGGGACCGGAAAGCCTCCGGCTGACCGTGGACGAAGAGCCCTTCGCCGACTTGACCTTCGGCGCGGACCTGCGGTTCACCATGCGCGACTGCGACACCGGCGAGACCGACCAGGTCGGCCGCATCCTGACCGACGGCTCGGGCAGTCCCGCCTGGCTGCAGGTCGGCGGCAGGCTCGCGCGCAAGCGCGCCCTCGTCCCGGCCTGA
- a CDS encoding BtrH N-terminal domain-containing protein — protein sequence MIIESASTRGMRHCETTALGVLLRHEGLDLSEPMLFGLGSGLAFVYWDGKGMDFPFLGGRVKPFQLTRNLDGRLGLGLAVRETASPRKAWQDVRAQLDAGKPVGLQLDSYHLDYFGSKVHFGGHVVAMYGYDDDRAYLVDTDQQGGAVTTSLSSLAKARAERGPMTARNRSFTITASSELAPSRDLVVGAIHACAVDFLNPPIANLGYRGIEKAAGRVEKWLERTDNPQRDLPLAALLMEKAGTGGALFRNLYRDFLGECVHLIDDSRLRTGHTMYGEAATMWTEVAKLIAGAGDTGDSTDLKQAGELLRDLSRVEHDAMRALAEVGT from the coding sequence GTGATCATCGAAAGTGCTTCCACCCGGGGGATGCGGCACTGCGAGACCACCGCGCTGGGTGTCCTGCTGCGGCATGAGGGACTGGATCTCTCCGAGCCCATGCTGTTCGGCCTCGGCTCCGGCCTGGCCTTTGTCTACTGGGACGGGAAGGGGATGGATTTCCCCTTCCTTGGCGGTCGGGTCAAACCCTTCCAACTCACCAGAAACCTCGACGGCCGACTGGGGTTGGGATTGGCGGTGCGGGAGACCGCGTCCCCGCGCAAGGCGTGGCAGGACGTCCGAGCCCAGCTCGACGCGGGGAAACCGGTGGGGTTGCAGCTCGACAGCTACCACCTGGACTACTTCGGGTCGAAGGTGCATTTCGGCGGGCATGTCGTGGCCATGTACGGGTACGACGACGACCGCGCGTACCTGGTGGACACCGACCAGCAGGGTGGAGCGGTGACGACCAGTCTGTCCAGTCTCGCCAAAGCCAGGGCTGAGCGTGGACCGATGACAGCGAGGAACCGCTCCTTCACGATCACCGCCTCCAGTGAACTGGCTCCATCGCGGGACCTTGTCGTCGGGGCGATCCATGCCTGCGCCGTCGACTTCCTCAACCCGCCCATCGCGAATCTCGGATACCGGGGAATCGAGAAGGCCGCCGGGCGGGTGGAGAAGTGGCTCGAACGCACCGACAACCCCCAGCGGGACCTGCCACTGGCCGCCCTCCTCATGGAGAAGGCAGGGACCGGCGGGGCCCTGTTCCGCAATCTCTACCGCGATTTCCTCGGCGAATGCGTTCACCTGATCGACGACAGCCGACTGCGCACCGGTCACACGATGTATGGCGAGGCCGCCACCATGTGGACCGAGGTCGCCAAGCTGATCGCCGGCGCGGGCGACACCGGCGACAGCACCGACCTCAAGCAAGCAGGTGAACTCCTCCGCGATCTTTCGCGGGTGGAGCACGACGCGATGCGTGCGCTGGCCGAGGTCGGAACCTGA
- a CDS encoding fibronectin type III domain-containing protein: MRALAVVFSVVLALLVSAAPAGAARDRTSPTTPTNLRVTALTDTSVSLAWDAASTKQSNWWYCVQHNFTGCVRVDPPSTTHTRPLQIPGKTYTFSVYAVDVNGNRSGNSNAVTVSTPADTTPPSPAPVLSLVAVYPTRISLSWTSSKDNVGQVFYTLTKDGVAMNPGAINYRQTTLLDVAPATSHTFQVIATDTSGNAVHSNVLSVTTPPATDTVAPTAPANLTLNPNSSSPEIWLDWTTSTDDADPPGLILYDVYQNGVFAEHGSIGAGETIVYCDFTGPTEVVVRAVDTSGNVSGPSNAITFDC, from the coding sequence ATGCGTGCCTTGGCCGTTGTCTTCTCAGTCGTGCTGGCGCTTTTAGTCTCGGCCGCTCCGGCTGGGGCGGCCCGTGATCGCACCTCGCCCACGACCCCGACCAACCTGCGGGTCACGGCGTTGACGGACACGAGCGTGTCCCTGGCCTGGGACGCGGCGTCGACCAAGCAGTCGAACTGGTGGTACTGCGTGCAGCACAACTTCACCGGCTGCGTCCGCGTCGACCCGCCGAGCACGACGCACACCCGGCCGCTGCAGATTCCCGGCAAGACCTACACGTTCAGCGTCTACGCCGTGGACGTGAACGGGAACCGGTCGGGCAACAGCAACGCCGTCACGGTGTCCACGCCCGCGGACACCACGCCACCCAGCCCGGCCCCGGTCCTGAGCCTGGTCGCGGTCTACCCGACCCGGATCTCCCTGAGCTGGACCTCGTCGAAGGACAACGTCGGCCAGGTCTTCTACACCCTGACGAAGGACGGGGTCGCGATGAACCCCGGCGCCATCAACTACCGGCAGACCACCCTGCTCGACGTGGCCCCGGCGACGAGCCACACCTTCCAAGTCATCGCCACGGACACCTCCGGGAACGCGGTGCACAGCAACGTCTTGAGCGTGACGACGCCCCCGGCCACGGACACGGTGGCACCGACCGCGCCTGCGAACCTCACGTTGAACCCGAACAGCAGCTCCCCGGAGATCTGGCTGGACTGGACGACGTCGACCGACGACGCCGACCCGCCGGGCCTGATCCTGTACGACGTCTACCAGAACGGGGTGTTCGCCGAGCACGGCAGCATCGGCGCTGGTGAGACGATCGTGTACTGCGATTTCACCGGCCCCACGGAGGTCGTGGTGCGGGCAGTCGACACGTCCGGCAACGTGTCGGGTCCGAGCAACGCCATCACGTTCGACTGCTGA